In Yoonia sp. SS1-5, a single window of DNA contains:
- a CDS encoding type II toxin-antitoxin system RelE/ParE family toxin — MSLVTFSPAAAADLDNIWDYTVEEWGADQADRYTDDIQNTCDSLARGEKRGRDVGIRSGYLKHAVGKHFVFFRTTKAGIEVIRILHQSMDVGRHL, encoded by the coding sequence ATGAGCCTTGTCACCTTCTCGCCTGCCGCAGCGGCAGACCTCGACAACATCTGGGACTATACCGTTGAAGAATGGGGGGCCGACCAGGCTGACCGTTATACAGATGATATTCAGAACACTTGTGACAGCCTTGCGCGCGGCGAGAAACGCGGGCGCGACGTGGGCATACGTTCAGGCTACCTGAAACATGCTGTTGGAAAGCACTTCGTGTTTTTTCGGACGACCAAGGCTGGGATCGAGGTGATCCGCATTCTGCACCAAAGTATGGATGTAGGACGGCATCTCTAG
- the traL gene encoding type IV conjugative transfer system protein TraL has translation MDDPNVVRIEQKLEAPGRLLFFTLDDAAAFLIPAAVGFLSRHLISGAIVGLIVFFFWRKLKGEGGVERLKAAAYWYLPFQVSPYRAFPRSDVSHWRG, from the coding sequence ATGGACGACCCAAACGTTGTTCGTATCGAACAAAAGCTGGAAGCACCTGGACGTCTACTGTTTTTCACACTTGATGACGCAGCCGCGTTTCTCATTCCGGCTGCCGTCGGGTTTCTCAGCCGCCATCTGATCAGCGGGGCCATTGTTGGCCTGATCGTCTTCTTCTTTTGGCGCAAGCTGAAAGGCGAAGGTGGTGTCGAACGCCTGAAGGCGGCAGCATATTGGTATCTGCCCTTCCAGGTGTCGCCCTATCGCGCGTTCCCCCGCTCTGACGTTTCGCACTGGAGGGGATGA
- a CDS encoding AAA family ATPase, whose protein sequence is MSIISVLNPKGGSGKTTISTNLARSLHELGHSVLIVDSDPQGSARDWHAANEDNPIELVALDRPNNVKTLASMAANYDYVVIDGAAKLEDMIAACIKVSDFGPIGRFLRRTTLRGNEN, encoded by the coding sequence ATGAGCATTATTTCCGTCCTGAATCCCAAGGGTGGCAGTGGCAAGACCACGATCAGCACCAATCTCGCCAGATCGCTGCACGAACTGGGGCATTCGGTCCTAATCGTGGACAGTGATCCACAAGGCAGCGCCCGTGACTGGCACGCCGCCAACGAAGACAATCCCATCGAACTGGTCGCGCTGGACCGTCCCAACAACGTCAAGACGCTGGCCAGCATGGCCGCAAACTACGATTACGTAGTGATCGATGGCGCGGCAAAGCTGGAAGACATGATCGCTGCCTGCATAAAGGTCAGCGATTTTGGCCCCATCGGAAGGTTTCTTCGTAGAACCACGCTAAGGGGGAACGAAAACTGA
- a CDS encoding type-F conjugative transfer system secretin TraK → MKRVILRATLVLLAHFVGNAAIAETVRISTPQDGQIRFNVSVDGPTRLSVAGDRISKVLQTESSFEMVNDEGTGDVFLRYAGGPAEQEAGYIVTESGVTVGFIMTPKDGIEMQTVLITITGRNSGRGNAGAGGFAVNSTLGAAATTPVAAEIPKSRTERLVDFVRLVHARRIADRSAASRSLGVRGRYSNGGLRARISVVAAPGGTAPDPASFYNQSRSVLAVWVDDNVTNGKVWVITVEGTL, encoded by the coding sequence ATGAAAAGGGTCATTCTTCGCGCGACACTTGTCCTCCTCGCCCACTTTGTCGGCAACGCTGCAATTGCCGAAACCGTTCGGATCAGCACACCACAAGATGGCCAGATCCGGTTCAACGTCTCCGTTGATGGGCCAACCCGTCTGTCGGTTGCCGGGGATCGCATCTCCAAAGTTCTGCAAACCGAAAGCTCCTTCGAGATGGTCAACGATGAAGGCACTGGCGACGTTTTTCTGCGTTATGCAGGCGGTCCCGCTGAACAGGAGGCGGGCTACATCGTCACGGAAAGCGGTGTCACTGTTGGATTCATTATGACCCCGAAGGACGGGATCGAGATGCAAACCGTCTTGATCACCATCACCGGCCGCAACTCTGGGCGCGGGAATGCAGGAGCGGGTGGTTTTGCCGTCAATTCGACACTTGGTGCGGCTGCAACCACACCTGTCGCCGCCGAAATTCCTAAGAGCCGGACAGAACGACTCGTCGATTTTGTGCGCCTCGTTCACGCGCGACGCATTGCAGACCGCTCGGCGGCGAGCCGTAGCCTCGGCGTGCGCGGCCGCTACTCAAATGGTGGGCTACGTGCGCGCATCTCTGTTGTTGCTGCACCGGGCGGGACCGCGCCTGATCCCGCCAGTTTCTACAATCAAAGCCGCAGCGTTCTGGCCGTTTGGGTCGATGACAACGTCACCAACGGCAAAGTCTGGGTCATCACAGTGGAGGGAACGCTATGA
- a CDS encoding recombinase family protein: protein MTRTGDILGYARVSTADQDLSGQKDRLLQHGAIRVFEDVISGKTFNRPGLTELLDQARPNDTLAVIRLDRLGRSLKELLETVDDLKAREINLISLEERIDTTSAAGELVFHVFGAIAHFERRLISERTKDGLINARKHGRNPGRPPLQPETISALQDLVSAGQSVAQAAKHLGIGRSTAYKVIRNATP from the coding sequence ATGACACGCACTGGCGACATCCTCGGATACGCAAGAGTCTCCACCGCCGACCAAGACCTGTCCGGCCAAAAAGACCGGTTGCTACAACACGGCGCTATTCGCGTGTTCGAGGACGTGATCTCCGGCAAGACGTTCAACCGACCTGGGCTAACAGAACTGCTTGATCAGGCGCGCCCCAACGACACCCTCGCCGTTATCCGCCTTGATCGTTTGGGACGCTCGCTCAAGGAGCTGCTGGAAACCGTCGATGACCTGAAGGCCAGAGAGATCAACCTGATCAGCCTTGAAGAGCGGATCGACACGACATCTGCCGCTGGCGAACTCGTATTCCACGTGTTCGGGGCCATCGCGCATTTCGAGCGCCGCCTGATCTCAGAGCGCACCAAAGATGGCCTGATCAACGCCCGAAAGCATGGTCGCAACCCTGGGCGCCCACCATTGCAACCCGAGACAATCTCAGCCCTCCAGGATCTCGTCAGCGCAGGACAATCCGTCGCCCAGGCCGCAAAACACCTCGGCATAGGCAGATCAACAGCTTACAAGGTGATCAGAAACGCTACACCATAA
- a CDS encoding TrbI/VirB10 family protein, protein MSKSRQRSQWIIAGVLGSLGLLALYSISQILNNHQGAFAAGTGESGINTSIIADRTRAASPEMSWINSAAGQVEGLSAQVENLQNALRISEQRASTELAELESQTDTLLARYEDKITQLEAQLTSVAQGRGVSRVAPQAGVAGQQHNQLGEFLSPAAAVPRNNNGLIPFHTRSDQRQDPANQATLTGPGGLPPLQAQPFTRNFALAVGPEVPGEEEKHPPHLRNYLPAGSYAPALVLSGVDASTSVASQAEPVPVLFRITGPAITAGTRTTRGHSIDLTGCTVTGSARGDLSSERVYVRLLKLSCVQSGTHVFEREVTGYMSGAGKAGARGLVVSREGPLVRNAGIAGALSGLAEGVSSIGQAGSNADAASFDEALRGAGASSVAGGISGAADRLSEYYIERAEQYQPVVSLYGGTNVELVFMEGVDLG, encoded by the coding sequence ATGAGCAAGTCACGCCAACGCAGCCAATGGATCATTGCTGGTGTTCTGGGCAGCCTCGGGCTCCTTGCGCTCTATTCGATCAGCCAGATTCTAAACAACCATCAGGGCGCCTTTGCTGCTGGTACCGGAGAAAGCGGGATTAACACATCCATCATCGCGGATCGAACCCGCGCCGCCTCGCCGGAAATGTCCTGGATCAACAGCGCTGCAGGCCAAGTCGAAGGGCTATCGGCACAGGTCGAGAACCTTCAAAATGCCTTGCGGATTTCTGAACAACGCGCCTCGACAGAACTGGCTGAACTGGAGAGCCAGACCGACACGCTTCTCGCCCGCTATGAGGACAAGATCACGCAGCTTGAAGCGCAACTGACTTCTGTTGCGCAAGGGCGTGGCGTGTCGCGCGTAGCACCTCAAGCCGGAGTTGCAGGGCAACAACATAACCAATTGGGCGAATTCCTCTCGCCCGCCGCGGCTGTTCCGCGAAACAACAATGGATTGATCCCTTTCCACACGCGGTCCGATCAGCGCCAAGACCCAGCCAACCAAGCAACGCTGACGGGGCCTGGCGGCTTGCCTCCTTTGCAAGCACAGCCCTTTACTCGGAATTTCGCACTTGCTGTAGGGCCCGAAGTCCCAGGTGAAGAAGAGAAACACCCGCCACATTTGCGGAACTACCTGCCCGCCGGGTCCTACGCACCTGCACTCGTTTTGTCCGGTGTCGATGCGTCGACCTCAGTTGCCAGCCAAGCCGAGCCCGTCCCAGTCCTGTTTCGGATCACGGGCCCTGCGATTACTGCGGGCACCCGAACAACGCGCGGTCACTCGATCGATCTCACGGGATGCACAGTCACTGGTTCAGCACGCGGCGATCTGAGTTCCGAACGCGTCTATGTGCGCTTGCTCAAACTCTCTTGCGTCCAATCCGGCACCCATGTCTTTGAGCGCGAAGTGACGGGCTATATGAGCGGCGCAGGCAAAGCGGGGGCCCGCGGACTGGTTGTCTCACGCGAAGGCCCCCTTGTTCGCAACGCAGGCATCGCAGGCGCACTGTCCGGGCTTGCGGAAGGGGTCTCCAGCATTGGCCAGGCTGGTTCGAACGCCGATGCTGCGTCCTTTGATGAAGCCCTGCGTGGTGCTGGAGCCTCCTCTGTTGCAGGTGGGATTTCAGGGGCCGCAGACCGCCTGAGCGAATACTACATCGAACGCGCTGAACAGTATCAGCCTGTCGTCTCGCTTTATGGCGGCACCAATGTTGAGCTTGTCTTCATGGAGGGGGTCGACCTTGGCTAA
- a CDS encoding transglycosylase domain-containing protein produces MRLFPQLLLALFIVVTSTTVATGENTGPELPSPDQVSEHYQVSAAGWPTIPHIAMLAFVAAEDRQFFDRPPQHSTITRQIGQWYPQPVVEKHQRVVLSFAVGEALSHDEILNWYANEVFLGQACFGLSNASMVYFGKSIADLSLEEIAYLAALPKAPVRFHPVRSHNRAIERRNFVLMEMRNAGFISSDEADRAIQTALHVNDPLVRCEPLE; encoded by the coding sequence ATGCGTCTCTTTCCACAGTTGCTTCTCGCCCTTTTCATTGTCGTTACCTCGACGACTGTCGCAACAGGTGAGAACACGGGTCCGGAGCTGCCAAGCCCTGATCAAGTAAGTGAGCACTATCAAGTGTCAGCAGCTGGCTGGCCAACAATACCCCATATTGCTATGCTAGCATTTGTTGCCGCAGAGGATCGCCAGTTCTTTGACAGGCCGCCGCAACACTCAACCATCACAAGACAGATTGGACAGTGGTATCCTCAGCCAGTTGTCGAGAAGCATCAAAGAGTTGTGCTCTCATTCGCGGTAGGCGAAGCACTCTCGCATGATGAAATTCTGAACTGGTATGCGAATGAGGTTTTCCTTGGGCAAGCCTGTTTTGGTCTTTCAAATGCTTCGATGGTTTACTTTGGAAAATCAATTGCCGACTTGAGTCTTGAGGAAATCGCTTACCTTGCGGCACTACCTAAAGCGCCTGTGCGGTTCCATCCAGTTCGTTCACATAACCGGGCTATTGAACGCAGAAACTTCGTGTTGATGGAAATGCGAAACGCCGGTTTCATATCAAGCGACGAAGCTGACCGTGCCATCCAGACGGCCTTGCATGTGAATGACCCATTGGTGCGATGCGAGCCTCTGGAGTAA
- a CDS encoding type II toxin-antitoxin system ParD family antitoxin: MPKNTSMSLGDHFASFIDTQVQAGRYGSASDVVRAGLRLLEEHEDKVKALQDALIEGEKSGKPQPFDFDEFKARKRAEFNQANG, from the coding sequence ATGCCCAAAAACACATCTATGTCCCTTGGCGATCACTTCGCCAGCTTTATCGACACCCAGGTTCAAGCAGGCCGCTATGGTTCGGCCAGCGATGTTGTGCGGGCCGGACTGCGCCTGCTCGAAGAGCATGAAGACAAAGTAAAAGCGCTTCAAGACGCTCTGATTGAAGGCGAGAAGTCTGGGAAACCACAGCCCTTTGACTTCGATGAGTTCAAGGCGCGCAAACGGGCAGAGTTTAATCAGGCCAACGGATGA
- a CDS encoding TraE/TraK family type IV conjugative transfer system protein, which yields MTPDALTRQLRAARWQRSVFAVIALLLLVSNLFLVGSYTQVQRTTVLIPSRISDGMVAVGAVDARYVESLALDTIYAFYNVSPETASYGRRVVEKLASLRDRPSLLEAFDTVADDIRERRITTVFFPERVDHDASGLRVVVKGSLATFIETERVGQQPRTITLNFIEEAASVRLASIDVEENAS from the coding sequence ATGACACCCGACGCACTCACCCGACAGCTTCGCGCCGCACGTTGGCAAAGATCCGTATTCGCTGTGATCGCACTCCTGCTCCTGGTCTCAAACCTATTCCTGGTCGGATCATACACACAGGTCCAGCGAACGACTGTTCTGATCCCCTCCAGAATTAGCGATGGAATGGTCGCGGTCGGCGCCGTCGACGCGCGATACGTGGAGTCGCTGGCGTTGGACACGATCTACGCCTTCTACAACGTCTCTCCCGAAACCGCCTCTTATGGCCGCCGGGTCGTTGAGAAGCTCGCAAGCCTGCGGGATCGTCCTTCATTGCTCGAAGCATTCGACACCGTTGCTGACGATATCCGCGAGCGACGCATTACGACGGTCTTTTTCCCTGAGCGCGTTGATCATGATGCGAGCGGACTGCGCGTTGTGGTCAAGGGCAGTCTCGCAACCTTCATTGAGACAGAACGTGTCGGACAGCAACCACGCACCATCACGCTGAACTTCATCGAGGAAGCAGCCTCTGTGCGTCTTGCCTCGATCGATGTTGAGGAGAATGCATCATGA
- a CDS encoding TrbC/VirB2 family protein: MKLLSYLLMRKRTGALTGGLAVLFLMPNTVLAASTATTGIDASFSTMLTDLTGMLGGNFGALVLLISLIIGVAVYGVTSNWRWVISSVMVAFLIGYGVNIVQGIGGVTATVDMLDVTQVAHTDFDPAIVGPV; this comes from the coding sequence ATGAAACTTCTCTCATACCTCCTGATGCGAAAACGTACAGGTGCTCTCACCGGAGGCCTCGCGGTCCTCTTCCTGATGCCAAACACTGTGCTGGCGGCGTCCACGGCGACAACAGGTATCGATGCGTCATTCTCGACCATGCTTACCGACCTGACGGGCATGCTCGGGGGCAACTTCGGTGCCCTGGTCTTGCTGATCTCTCTGATCATTGGTGTCGCCGTCTACGGCGTGACCTCGAATTGGAGATGGGTCATCTCATCGGTGATGGTCGCCTTCCTGATCGGCTACGGCGTCAACATCGTCCAAGGCATCGGTGGCGTGACCGCGACCGTCGATATGCTCGACGTTACCCAAGTCGCACACACTGACTTTGACCCCGCAATTGTGGGTCCTGTTTAG
- a CDS encoding Tn3 family transposase translates to MARRLLSSRAHADLFEVPTDPDALIRHYLLSGDDIDLIRTRRRAENLLGVAVHICLLRYPGFGWSDGIMPPAELITWLAEQLQVEACTLDEYAIRRNTRHEHHAVAMRHLGLAPFGPEHVQQAEDVATRAAFATDHGVKIVETLVGELRKQHLVLPSVDTLERLALKGRARARREAAAALFDALSPEQRVQLQALLVNDPSVGQTRLTWLRGYPYSTSPASMTALLDRLNYLRSLNLPPNLGHGLHPDRLLKFAREGAVAPVSLLNDFGERRRIATLAAQMADLSITITDATIAMFERLTGQLFSRSRNRQEEVWRMGKTRVGKLMQLFGASIDAMARAQDLGQDPFAALDADVGWETLLGKRDEIAGFGELATSDPLALAAERYAYMRKFAPAFLEAFEFKATDAGDDLKDAIALLREQNRTGKRKLPDDPPMPFAAKHWSSLIVQDGQPQRRVYETAVVSTLRERLRAGDIWVDGSREYRRFDSYLKPRDKAETIMRNAGFETDPEAWLSDRRVTIEKRFDQVERVLKRKALSGVRIERGRLKITPHDAVTPPAAVRLERAIDAVMPRIRITELLWEVNAQTGFLDAFTDLRSGKQHDEPAAVLATILAGATNLGLERMAHASSRVSHAQLTWAQTWYLRPETFADALGRIVDAHHGLPFAQHWGAAEHSSSDGQFFAANRGSGLINAKYGPDPGLKLYSFLSGQYGSFHSSVIGATAGEAPFVLDGLLTNPASFDPLVHYTDTGGVSDHVFALFHLLGMTFAPRLRDFPDRRLACFGSAKAWPTLSSLIGRPINEEVIRQHWGDIMRLAASIRDKSLKPSEILRKLGAYRQQNRLYLALGEIGRIERTLFMLDWIESADLRMECHAGLNKGEARHSLARAVFAHAQGRIHDRSDAAQQKRAMALNLVIAAITFWNTIYMGKAANHLAQNSPLYDAKLLAHTSPLGWEHVILSGDFDWHSGAADRKIARPLNIRPARDWGT, encoded by the coding sequence ATGGCCCGCCGACTACTTTCTTCCCGCGCGCATGCAGACCTCTTCGAGGTGCCGACAGATCCTGATGCTTTGATCCGCCATTATCTGCTGAGCGGGGACGACATTGACCTGATCCGCACTCGACGTCGCGCCGAAAACCTCCTTGGTGTCGCGGTGCATATTTGTCTGCTGCGCTACCCGGGCTTCGGGTGGAGCGACGGCATCATGCCGCCAGCGGAACTGATCACTTGGCTTGCTGAACAACTTCAGGTGGAGGCTTGTACTCTCGACGAATATGCCATCAGGCGGAATACGCGGCACGAACATCATGCCGTCGCGATGCGCCACTTGGGGCTTGCCCCTTTCGGACCTGAACATGTCCAGCAAGCGGAGGATGTCGCCACGAGGGCGGCCTTCGCGACGGATCACGGCGTGAAGATTGTTGAGACGCTGGTCGGGGAGCTGCGCAAGCAGCATCTGGTGTTGCCGAGCGTGGATACGCTCGAGCGCCTTGCGCTGAAAGGGCGGGCCCGCGCCCGGCGCGAGGCTGCCGCCGCGCTGTTTGATGCTCTCTCACCGGAGCAACGTGTCCAGTTGCAGGCGCTTTTGGTCAATGATCCATCGGTTGGGCAAACGCGTCTCACGTGGTTGCGGGGCTATCCGTATTCGACCAGTCCGGCCAGCATGACCGCGCTTCTGGATCGCTTGAACTATCTGCGATCGCTGAATTTACCGCCAAACCTTGGGCACGGCCTCCACCCCGACCGGCTGCTCAAGTTCGCGCGCGAGGGCGCTGTGGCCCCTGTGAGCTTGCTGAACGATTTTGGCGAACGACGGCGGATTGCAACGCTCGCGGCGCAGATGGCGGATTTATCCATCACGATCACCGACGCGACCATCGCCATGTTCGAGCGACTGACAGGCCAGCTCTTCTCACGTTCCCGCAATCGCCAAGAGGAGGTCTGGCGCATGGGAAAAACCCGGGTTGGCAAGCTGATGCAGCTCTTTGGCGCGTCCATTGATGCCATGGCCCGCGCACAAGATCTGGGGCAAGATCCCTTTGCTGCGTTGGATGCTGATGTCGGATGGGAAACTCTCTTGGGCAAGCGTGACGAAATCGCTGGTTTCGGAGAGCTGGCAACGAGTGACCCGCTCGCTCTGGCGGCTGAGCGCTACGCCTATATGCGCAAGTTTGCCCCTGCATTCCTTGAGGCTTTCGAGTTCAAGGCCACCGATGCGGGGGATGACCTCAAGGACGCAATCGCCTTGCTGCGCGAACAGAACCGCACAGGTAAACGCAAGTTGCCCGATGATCCGCCCATGCCCTTCGCGGCCAAACATTGGTCGTCGCTGATCGTCCAGGATGGTCAGCCACAACGGCGTGTGTACGAGACCGCCGTTGTGTCCACCTTGCGCGAGCGCCTGCGCGCCGGGGATATCTGGGTCGACGGAAGCCGTGAGTATCGCCGGTTCGACAGCTACCTGAAGCCCCGGGACAAGGCTGAAACCATTATGCGGAATGCGGGCTTCGAGACAGATCCGGAAGCATGGTTGTCTGATCGGCGAGTGACGATTGAGAAACGTTTTGACCAAGTAGAGCGCGTCCTGAAGCGCAAGGCGCTCTCTGGTGTCCGAATTGAGCGCGGGCGATTGAAGATTACGCCGCATGACGCGGTCACACCGCCCGCCGCCGTGCGACTGGAACGGGCGATTGATGCCGTGATGCCCCGCATCCGCATCACGGAGTTGCTCTGGGAGGTAAACGCGCAGACCGGGTTCCTTGATGCCTTCACTGACCTGCGGTCTGGCAAGCAGCACGATGAACCTGCCGCCGTTCTGGCCACGATCCTGGCCGGGGCCACCAATCTCGGCCTGGAGCGGATGGCCCATGCCTCATCGCGTGTCAGCCACGCGCAGCTGACTTGGGCGCAGACATGGTATCTTCGGCCGGAGACATTCGCGGATGCCTTGGGGCGTATCGTCGACGCCCATCATGGTTTGCCCTTCGCGCAGCACTGGGGTGCGGCGGAGCACAGCTCATCGGACGGCCAGTTCTTTGCTGCCAATCGCGGCAGCGGGCTCATCAACGCGAAATACGGGCCTGATCCCGGCCTGAAACTCTATTCCTTCCTGTCGGGCCAGTACGGATCCTTCCATTCCAGCGTCATCGGGGCAACGGCAGGCGAAGCCCCTTTCGTGCTTGATGGCCTCCTGACCAACCCGGCCAGCTTCGACCCACTTGTACATTACACAGATACCGGCGGCGTGTCGGACCACGTCTTCGCCCTGTTCCATCTCTTGGGGATGACCTTTGCCCCGCGCCTGCGCGACTTTCCTGACCGGCGGCTGGCATGCTTCGGGAGCGCGAAGGCGTGGCCCACTCTGTCCTCCCTCATTGGGAGGCCAATCAACGAAGAGGTGATCCGGCAGCATTGGGGCGATATCATGCGGCTCGCGGCCAGCATCCGCGACAAGTCTCTCAAACCGTCTGAAATCCTGCGCAAGCTTGGGGCGTACCGCCAGCAAAACCGGCTATATCTCGCCCTGGGTGAAATCGGCCGGATCGAGCGCACACTCTTCATGCTCGACTGGATCGAGAGCGCCGACCTACGCATGGAATGCCACGCTGGCCTGAACAAAGGAGAAGCGCGCCACTCATTGGCCAGGGCCGTCTTTGCCCACGCCCAAGGGCGCATTCATGACCGCTCTGACGCGGCCCAACAAAAACGGGCCATGGCGCTCAACCTCGTCATCGCCGCCATCACATTTTGGAACACGATTTACATGGGCAAGGCCGCCAACCACCTCGCGCAGAACAGCCCCCTCTATGACGCCAAGCTGCTTGCGCATACCTCGCCGCTCGGATGGGAGCACGTCATCCTATCAGGCGACTTCGATTGGCATTCCGGGGCCGCCGACCGCAAAATTGCGCGGCCACTGAACATCAGGCCAGCCAGAGACTGGGGAACCTGA
- a CDS encoding TraV family lipoprotein → MNRRMIALALVTLTACAQPNTERDFLCGAQEGQPCHSISDVDGRAPATHPTRAATVTQAAAAPRTAGIVPGTGVRLAEKTGRMFVAPYMGAGGLVHEGSTVQFVVRSARWEQK, encoded by the coding sequence ATGAACAGACGTATGATCGCCCTCGCTTTGGTGACGCTGACAGCTTGCGCACAACCCAACACGGAACGCGACTTTCTGTGCGGTGCTCAGGAAGGCCAGCCTTGTCACTCCATCTCTGATGTGGACGGACGCGCACCGGCCACGCATCCAACACGCGCCGCCACGGTGACACAAGCGGCGGCGGCACCACGGACCGCTGGTATTGTGCCGGGCACTGGCGTGCGTTTGGCCGAAAAAACCGGTCGCATGTTTGTCGCCCCCTACATGGGCGCGGGTGGGCTCGTCCATGAAGGCTCCACTGTTCAGTTCGTTGTCCGCTCCGCACGCTGGGAGCAGAAGTAA